Proteins found in one Anaerolineae bacterium genomic segment:
- a CDS encoding SdpI family protein has protein sequence MKIRKSEVAILVITALAFILSAVVYPQMPALVASHWNAQGQVDGYMSKFWGLFFLPLLLVGLALLFIAIPRIDPLRANIQTFRKYYDGFVILFFVFMIVIQVQVILWNLGIQISPNIVMPIAVGLLFFYAGILCENSKRNWFIGIRTPWTLSSDEVWAKTHRLGGKLFKLAGVITFLGAFWPNYAIWFILLPIIGVSLYTIVYSYVIYQNETKPTQS, from the coding sequence ATGAAGATAAGAAAAAGTGAAGTAGCTATTTTAGTTATTACGGCGCTGGCCTTTATCTTGAGCGCCGTGGTGTATCCGCAGATGCCGGCCCTGGTTGCCTCGCATTGGAACGCCCAGGGCCAGGTGGACGGTTATATGTCTAAATTCTGGGGTTTGTTTTTTCTGCCCTTGCTCTTGGTTGGGTTGGCTTTACTGTTCATCGCTATCCCCCGGATTGACCCTTTGCGGGCCAACATTCAAACCTTCAGAAAATATTATGATGGATTCGTTATTTTGTTTTTTGTGTTCATGATTGTCATTCAGGTGCAGGTTATTTTGTGGAATCTCGGTATCCAGATCAGCCCCAATATCGTAATGCCAATAGCCGTTGGGTTGTTGTTCTTCTACGCAGGTATCCTCTGTGAAAATTCAAAACGAAACTGGTTTATCGGTATCCGCACCCCCTGGACGTTGAGTAGTGATGAGGTGTGGGCCAAAACTCACCGGCTTGGCGGTAAGTTGTTCAAACTGGCCGGCGTGATTACCTTTTTGGGCGCGTTCTGGCCAAACTACGCTATCTGGTTCATCCTGTTGCCCATTATTGGCGTGTCGCTCTACACCATTGTTTATTCATACGTTATTTACCAGAACGAGACAAAGCCCACGCAAAGTTAA